The proteins below are encoded in one region of Molothrus aeneus isolate 106 chromosome 32, BPBGC_Maene_1.0, whole genome shotgun sequence:
- the KCNJ8 gene encoding ATP-sensitive inward rectifier potassium channel 8: MLARKSIIPEEYVLARIAAENLRKPRIRDRPRKARFIAKNGACNLAHKNIREQGRFLQDIFTTLVDLKWRHTLVIFTMSFLCSWLLFAMMWWLVAFAHGDMDPSTENPSNSTKWTPCVTCVRSFTSAFLFSIEVQVTIGFGGRMMTEECPLAITVLILQNIVGLIINAVMLGCIFMKTAQAHRRAETLIFSRQAVIAVRNGKLCFMFRVGDLRKSMIISASVRIQVVRKTMTPEGEVIPIHQVDIPVDNPIESNNIFLVAPLIICHVIDKRSPLYDISASDLALQDLELIVILEGVVETTGITTQARTSYVAEEILWGHRFVPIVTEEEGVYAVDYSKFGNTVKVAAPRCSARELDEKPSILIQTLQKSELSHQNSLRKRNSMRRNNSIRRSNSMRRTNSSLIVPKVQFITPEGSQSASET; this comes from the exons ATGTTGGCTCGCAAGAGTATCATCCCTGAAGAGTATGTGCTGGCACGGATCGCTGCCGAGAACCTGCGCAAGCCGCGCATCCGCGACCGCCCGCGCAAGGCCCGCTTCATCGCCAAGAACGGCGCCTGCAACCTGGCCCACAAGAACATCCGCGAGCAGGGACGATTCCTGCAGGATATCTTCACCACCCTGGTGGACCTGAAGTGGCGTCATACTCTGGTCATCTTtaccatgtccttcctgtgcagcTGGCTGCTGTTTGCCATGATGTGGTGGCTGGTGGCCTTTGCCCATGGCGACATGGACCCGAGCACAGAAAACCCTTCGAACAGCACAAAGTGGACGCCGTGCGTGACGTGTGTCAG GTCTTTCACCTCCGCTTTCCTGTTCTCCATCGAAGTCCAGGTGACCATTGGCTTTGGGGGCAGGATGATGACCGAGGAGTGTCCCCTGGCCATCACTGTTCTGATCCTGCAGAACATTGTGGGGCTGATCATCAACGCCGTCATGCTGGGCTGCATCTTCATGAAGACGGCGCAGGCTCACCGGCGGGCCGAGACGCTGATCTTCAGCCGGCAGGCGGTCATCGCTGTCCGCAATGGCAAGCTCTGCTTCATGTTCCGTGTGGGGGACCTGAGGAAGAGCATGATCATCAGCGCCTCAGTGAGAATCCAGGTTGTGAGGAAGACCATGACCCCTGAAGGAGAAGTCATACCCATTCACCAGGTGGATATCCCTGTGGATAACCCCATTGAAAGCAACAACATTTTCCTGGTGGCTCCCTTGATCATTTGTCATGTCATTGACAAGCGGAGTCCTCTTTATGATATCTCTGCTTCCGACCTGGCGCTCCAGGACCTGGAGCTCATTGTGATACTGGAAGGGGTTGTAGAAACCACGGGCATCACAACACAGGCGAGAACCTCCTACGTGGCAGAGGAGATCCTGTGGGGTCACCGCTTTGTGCCCATTGTCACCGAGGAGGAAGGTGTGTACGCTGTCGACTACTCCAAGTTTGGCAACACTGTCAAAGTGGCTGCACCACGCTGCAGTGCCCGGGAGCTTGATGAGAAGCCCTCCATCCTCATCCAGACCCTGCAGAAGAGCGAGCTGTCCCACCAAAACTCCCTGAGGAAGCGCAACTCCATGAGGAGAAACAACTCCATTCGGAGGAGCAACTCCATGCGGAGAACCAACTCCTCGCTCATCGTGCCCAAAGTGCAGTTTATCACACCCGAGGGGAGCCAGAGTGCCTCAGAAACGTGA